The following are encoded in a window of Sphaerisporangium siamense genomic DNA:
- a CDS encoding KAP family P-loop NTPase fold protein, producing MTSMIVSTPSAPTIRARKALVFLDREEPGAARRLAHALATEGYAVETAEGDAADHRRVGAFLDAVEPGDLLLVRWSTEAGWGRREFGVLMEEFARRVERSDGAALLLVVDFGWLVAAGPGLPHEDTGRLPVRGEPVAAAAALTTSATMAPGGRPARPVPLTAILADGVLSGEADLDHDGTISVGDLFRYAQERCATLGGDRRPFLLTYGEGERVGVASPRRTARDLGAAFGPALARLAALGDTVPPASAAELVNRVYDVHLGADARRLLRRSTLLPDDEPFTHEIAALLLDEHPPPTAPGAGAAGPFSAGGAAGEAVEELRGWGLLGAEGALAGPVVRDAAAGRLEPGEPAHVSAILRRWRAARRPVRPRTRLTGDRWTLRDRLGHRVHAEAVAAFVRHPDTRPPLTIGIKGPWGAGKTSLMRMIQDVLDPGAAEGRPTEIHLGPGGRGKVTNAEVLALARRPEPDAAVRAVPGELPLRPADWRPTVWFNPWMYQNGEQVWAGLAHEIISQVTCRLPRGERERFWLALNLSRVDREAVRRRAYGLVATRLLPLVLALVATLVLTGASLAAGALLPSAAALLRGTAAAAGAGGPLIVLAAAAVRLAGFFRESADTAFRGLVRQPDLPAGDLTPDPGYRARTGFLHLVQTDMRRVLGMVATEERPLVVFVDDLDRCSPGTVAQVIEAINLFLAGEFPNCVFVLAMEPEVVAAHVEAAYRDLAGGLPPAAPGGAERSGLGWRFLEKIVQLPLSVPLLDDDDRVPAYLRSLLDVPAVPPRARPGDGPAAPDERPDPELVDRMEAAIRALHPTAEDLDAVARRVQDTVGGPGRPVSPPRTGLFSRRARIVFAPWPTSSRRVASTGDVVGAQDRLGGRLQPSRTGSRRRVASADEVVAREGPPSRAGSRRVATASPAFPAASGDAIGGLGPAARLAADRVYDDIYSDENACAAIERVLPALTLTNPRELKRYVNVFRFYSFVTYRRALAGGPRATDDEVAKLAVLAVRWPHLLTLLASELPPRPSPEPRRARGRGRTVLERLERAASGRGHREWARALGEAGLTGEAGAGTARWDALRALLSAPPSVSGLARDVL from the coding sequence ATGACCTCGATGATCGTTTCGACGCCGTCCGCCCCGACGATCAGGGCGCGCAAGGCCCTGGTGTTCCTCGACCGCGAGGAGCCGGGGGCGGCGCGCAGGCTCGCGCACGCCCTGGCCACCGAGGGGTACGCGGTCGAGACGGCCGAGGGCGACGCCGCCGACCACCGGCGGGTGGGGGCCTTCCTGGACGCCGTGGAGCCGGGCGACCTGCTCCTCGTGCGCTGGTCCACCGAGGCGGGATGGGGACGGCGCGAGTTCGGCGTTCTGATGGAGGAGTTCGCCCGGCGCGTCGAACGGTCCGACGGCGCCGCACTGCTGCTGGTCGTCGACTTCGGCTGGCTGGTGGCCGCGGGCCCCGGCCTGCCGCACGAGGACACCGGCCGGCTGCCGGTGCGCGGGGAGCCGGTGGCGGCGGCCGCGGCCCTCACCACCAGCGCGACCATGGCCCCCGGTGGACGGCCGGCCCGCCCGGTGCCGCTGACCGCGATCCTCGCCGACGGCGTCCTGTCCGGCGAGGCCGACCTCGACCACGACGGCACGATCTCGGTCGGCGACCTGTTCCGGTACGCCCAGGAGCGCTGCGCCACGCTGGGCGGCGACCGCCGGCCGTTCCTGCTCACCTACGGCGAGGGCGAGCGGGTCGGGGTGGCCTCCCCGCGCCGGACCGCCCGCGACCTCGGCGCGGCGTTCGGCCCCGCGCTCGCCCGCCTGGCCGCGCTCGGCGACACGGTGCCCCCGGCCTCGGCCGCCGAACTCGTGAACCGCGTCTACGACGTCCACCTCGGGGCGGACGCCCGGCGACTGCTGCGCCGCTCCACGCTCCTCCCCGACGACGAGCCCTTCACCCACGAGATCGCCGCACTCCTCCTGGACGAACACCCGCCACCCACCGCCCCTGGCGCGGGAGCCGCCGGCCCCTTCTCCGCGGGAGGGGCCGCAGGCGAGGCCGTGGAGGAGTTGCGGGGCTGGGGGCTGCTCGGGGCGGAGGGGGCGCTCGCGGGGCCGGTCGTCCGGGACGCGGCGGCGGGAAGGCTGGAGCCGGGAGAGCCCGCGCACGTGTCGGCGATTCTGCGCCGGTGGCGGGCGGCGCGGCGGCCCGTGCGGCCCCGGACCCGGCTCACCGGCGACCGGTGGACCCTGCGCGACCGGCTCGGCCACCGCGTCCACGCCGAGGCGGTCGCGGCGTTCGTCCGTCATCCCGACACCCGGCCGCCGCTCACGATCGGCATCAAAGGGCCGTGGGGCGCGGGCAAGACCTCGCTGATGCGGATGATCCAGGACGTGCTGGACCCGGGGGCAGCCGAGGGCCGTCCCACCGAGATCCACCTGGGCCCGGGAGGCCGGGGGAAGGTCACCAACGCCGAGGTGCTCGCGCTGGCCAGGCGGCCCGAGCCGGACGCGGCCGTGCGGGCCGTGCCCGGGGAGCTGCCGCTGCGGCCCGCGGACTGGCGTCCGACGGTGTGGTTCAACCCGTGGATGTACCAGAACGGCGAGCAGGTGTGGGCGGGGCTGGCGCACGAGATCATCAGCCAGGTCACCTGCCGCCTGCCGCGCGGGGAGCGTGAGCGGTTCTGGCTGGCGCTGAACCTGTCGCGCGTCGACAGGGAGGCCGTGCGCAGGCGCGCCTACGGCTTGGTCGCGACGCGCCTGCTGCCGCTGGTCCTGGCCCTGGTGGCGACGCTGGTGCTCACCGGGGCCTCGCTGGCGGCCGGCGCGCTGCTGCCCTCGGCCGCCGCCCTGCTGCGGGGGACGGCCGCCGCCGCCGGGGCCGGGGGGCCGCTGATCGTGCTGGCCGCGGCGGCGGTGCGGCTCGCGGGGTTCTTCCGCGAGTCGGCCGACACCGCCTTCCGCGGTCTGGTGCGCCAGCCCGACCTGCCGGCGGGCGACCTGACGCCCGATCCCGGGTACCGGGCGCGGACGGGGTTCCTGCACCTGGTGCAGACGGACATGCGGCGGGTGCTCGGCATGGTCGCGACCGAGGAGCGTCCCCTGGTGGTGTTCGTGGACGACCTGGACCGGTGCTCGCCGGGCACGGTGGCACAGGTGATCGAGGCGATCAACCTGTTCCTCGCCGGGGAGTTCCCGAACTGCGTGTTCGTGCTGGCCATGGAGCCGGAGGTGGTGGCGGCGCACGTGGAGGCCGCCTACCGGGACCTGGCGGGCGGTCTGCCGCCTGCCGCGCCGGGCGGCGCGGAGCGGTCCGGGCTCGGCTGGCGGTTCCTGGAGAAGATCGTCCAGCTCCCGCTGAGCGTGCCGCTGCTGGACGACGACGACCGCGTGCCCGCCTACCTGCGCTCCCTGCTCGACGTCCCCGCCGTCCCACCGCGTGCCCGTCCCGGGGACGGCCCCGCCGCGCCGGACGAGCGGCCCGATCCCGAACTGGTCGACCGCATGGAGGCCGCCATCCGGGCCCTGCACCCCACCGCGGAGGACCTGGACGCGGTGGCGCGCCGCGTGCAGGACACCGTCGGCGGTCCCGGCCGGCCGGTGTCGCCGCCGCGAACCGGCCTGTTCTCGCGGCGCGCCCGGATCGTCTTCGCGCCGTGGCCGACCTCCTCGCGACGGGTCGCCTCCACGGGCGATGTCGTCGGCGCTCAGGATCGGCTCGGCGGACGCCTCCAGCCGTCACGGACCGGCTCCCGGCGGCGGGTCGCCTCCGCCGACGAGGTCGTCGCGCGAGAAGGACCGCCGTCGCGGGCCGGCTCCCGGCGGGTCGCCACCGCCTCCCCTGCCTTCCCGGCGGCCTCCGGCGACGCGATCGGCGGGCTGGGTCCGGCGGCGCGGCTGGCGGCCGATCGGGTCTACGACGACATCTACAGCGACGAGAACGCCTGCGCGGCGATCGAGCGGGTGCTCCCCGCGCTCACGCTGACCAATCCGCGCGAGCTGAAGCGGTACGTCAACGTGTTCCGGTTCTACTCGTTCGTCACCTACCGGCGCGCCCTGGCGGGCGGGCCGCGGGCGACGGACGACGAGGTGGCCAAGCTGGCCGTGCTGGCGGTGCGCTGGCCGCACCTGCTGACCCTGCTCGCCTCCGAGCTTCCTCCCCGCCCCTCGCCGGAGCCCCGGCGGGCGCGCGGACGCGGCCGCACCGTGCTGGAGCGGCTCGAACGGGCGGCGTCCGGCCGGGGGCACCGGGAATGGGCCCGCGCCCTCGGCGAGGCGGGGCTGACCGGAGAGGCCGGCGCGGGAACGGCGCGCTGGGACGCGTTGCGCGCCCTGCTGTCCGCTCCGCCCTCGGTCTCCGGTCTCGCGCGCGACGTGCTGTGA
- a CDS encoding Dps family protein, with translation MAHITSPLPADKQKIVGEALQGALIDLLDLSLVGKQAHWNLIGRNFRSLHLQLDDIVSLARSSADSAAERAVALGVNPDGRAATVARDTRVQQLGYGYIEDAKVIEAFTEILGSMIARMRERIEATDDADLVTQDLLIAVTEELEKHHWMIQAQR, from the coding sequence ATGGCCCACATCACCAGCCCGCTGCCGGCCGACAAGCAGAAGATCGTCGGGGAGGCGCTGCAGGGCGCGCTCATCGATCTCCTCGACCTCTCGCTCGTGGGCAAGCAGGCCCACTGGAACCTCATCGGGCGGAACTTCCGCTCGCTGCACCTCCAGCTGGACGACATCGTCTCGCTGGCCCGATCCAGCGCCGACTCGGCGGCGGAGCGGGCGGTGGCCCTCGGCGTCAACCCCGACGGGCGGGCCGCCACGGTCGCCCGCGACACGCGGGTGCAGCAGCTCGGCTACGGCTACATCGAGGACGCCAAGGTCATCGAGGCGTTCACCGAGATACTCGGCTCGATGATCGCCCGGATGCGCGAGCGGATCGAGGCGACCGACGACGCCGACCTCGTCACCCAGGACCTGCTCATCGCGGTGACCGAGGAACTGGAGAAGCACCACTGGATGATCCAGGCGCAGCGCTGA
- a CDS encoding helix-turn-helix domain-containing protein, which produces MSDTWTIGELAERAADLLGPATRRPNGRVRDVPNERLIRWYTTIGLLDPPLTRRGRVALYGRRHLLQLLAVKRRQAEGRSIAEIQAELAGATDGTLETIARPAVPLAPPVDMPHPAPSPQSPPDPRAPKYVPTSPPPARARFWAERPAPPSAPAQGPHADDADEGFTTGLTDGAGVGPADRLTDDLGGGVSHPPDHGLSDRLVHGVRLAPGVTLLLDGPAPGPAEVAALREAARPLLAALAARRRSPAPPRSAAPSPAPDDITAGAEAGAETAHPGPVRPGPGPSEGMHA; this is translated from the coding sequence ATGAGCGACACCTGGACCATCGGCGAGCTGGCGGAGCGGGCGGCGGACCTGCTCGGCCCCGCGACGCGCCGCCCCAATGGCCGGGTCCGCGACGTTCCCAACGAGCGGCTGATCCGGTGGTACACGACCATCGGCCTGCTGGACCCGCCGCTCACCCGCCGCGGCCGGGTCGCCCTGTACGGCAGGCGCCACCTGCTCCAGCTCCTCGCCGTCAAACGCCGCCAGGCCGAGGGCCGGTCGATCGCCGAGATCCAGGCCGAGCTGGCCGGCGCGACCGACGGGACGCTGGAGACGATCGCCCGCCCGGCCGTCCCCTTGGCCCCGCCCGTGGACATGCCTCACCCGGCGCCGTCCCCGCAGAGTCCCCCGGATCCTCGGGCCCCCAAGTACGTCCCCACGTCGCCGCCCCCGGCGCGGGCCCGGTTCTGGGCCGAGCGCCCGGCACCGCCGTCCGCGCCCGCCCAGGGTCCGCACGCCGACGACGCCGACGAGGGCTTCACCACCGGTCTCACGGACGGCGCGGGCGTCGGTCCCGCCGACCGTCTCACGGACGATCTCGGAGGCGGTGTCTCGCACCCGCCGGACCATGGGCTCTCGGACCGGCTGGTGCACGGGGTACGGCTCGCGCCCGGGGTCACGCTGCTGCTCGACGGCCCCGCGCCCGGCCCCGCCGAGGTCGCCGCGCTGCGCGAGGCCGCGCGCCCCCTGCTGGCCGCGCTCGCCGCGCGCCGCCGATCCCCCGCCCCGCCTCGGTCAGCGGCGCCGTCCCCGGCCCCCGACGACATCACCGCCGGCGCGGAGGCCGGCGCGGAAACCGCCCACCCCGGCCCCGTCCGTCCCGGGCCCGGCCCGTCCGAAGGGATGCACGCATGA